In Saccharomyces paradoxus chromosome IV, complete sequence, the DNA window TTTTGGACCGGTATCCTCTATGGTGATCTGATAATTCTTATCGGTATCCTCAGCAGCCAGAAGTTCATTGAGTGTTTTATCAACATCTTCGATGAAGAAACGACGGTTACCTTGACTGCTTGAATAGGTATCATCCTCAGAACCACGCCTAGTCTGTTGAAGTTTACCAAAACCAGTTTTCTTGAAAGGAGATACATTATCGAAAACACTCATAGTCCTCGTACGATTAATCTTAGCGGGCTTTGCCTGCTTCTGCTTTCTTGGATCTGTTGGAGGGCCGTAGTAGACTTCCGCATTCGAAAATGGATCATTGAACTCACTTAGTGACGACAATCTCCTTTGACGGCCTTGAGCCACTGGTCCTTGGCTCGTATTAACTTGACTCATTTTAGtatgttttttctttgagatgattttttttttattttatcagGCGTTCTTATATCTAATAATCTCCTTAAAATCTAATGCAGTTAGTTCTGAAATCAGGTAATAtataattttcttctcaatattataatatttgCTTTATGGAAAACGATAGGGGGAAATTGCTAGCTAATGTTTTGCGATCTTTTTAGACCAATCTTGTACTTCGCTTGTGAAAAATCCCGTAAATCGGTGATCGCACAAGGTTCATATCAACACCACCGTGAACCAGTCTATATATAGCCTTATATAAGTATTGCTCTTTCAAACTTAAGATTTGGTGGCCTTCTTCAGTAACTAGGGGATAAGGGGCTTCGTCCTACACGATGCCCCgtcgtttcttttttcctttcttttttccgCCCAGCGGGAAGAACGCGGAAAAGcaagaaacaaaacaaaaaaaaaataaaaaaatgaaacagAAACTAAATCTGATGGTGGAATTGATATtcaaattggaaaagaagaaaggtcttgttttatttgaagTTAAAGCAAAAAGATATATACTACTGTAGATAAAGAATGTCTAGCGAAGATAAGAAACCCGTCGTTGACAAGAAGGAAGAGGCTGCTCCAAAGCCACCATCCTCTGCTGTCTTCTCTATGTTTGGTGGTAAGAAGGCCGAAAAGCCAGAAACCAaggaagacgaagaagataCCAAGGAGGAAACCAAGAAGGAAGGTGAGGATGCTCCAGAATCACCAGATGTCCATTTTGAACCAGTGGTCCACTTGGAAAAGGTAGACGTTAAGACAatggaagaagacgaagaagtTCTTTACAAGGTGAGGGCTAAGCTTTTCAGATTTGATGCAGATGCTAAGGaatggaaagaaagagGTACTGGTGACTGCAAGTTcttgaagaacaagaaaaccaaCAAGGTCAGAATATTGATGAGAAGAGACAAGACTTTAAAGATTTGTGCTAACCACATCATCGCTCCAGAGTACACTTTGAAACCTAACGTTGGTTCTGATAGATCCTGGGTCTATGCTTGTACAGCTGATATTGCAGAAGGCGAAGCAGAAGCTTTCACATTTGCTATCAGATTTGGcagtaaagaaaatgctgataaatttaaagaagaatttgaaaaagctcAAGAAATCAACAAAAAGGCTTAGGTTCAATTCGCTTGTTACTTGCGTCTAGATTTTTTGTTCCTAATGTAATTTTCCTTTACAGCGtgcatatatatttttatctACTGTGAAGGAAAAGTTGCTCTctaattatataaaaaacaCTTATGTAGCATTGTGAAATCACACATATGAATAGATATAAAAAGGATTAGAGGGTTCAAGTAATTACTGCACTAGTCAGAACAACTAAACGGCacaatattgttattgcATGTAGGTTAGCTTAATAATCTCTAAACAGTATGCTGGGTAACGGTACTCTGCCCCATTTCTCAACTTTCATGTTTCtgcctttttattttgtttttcccGCTACTCCTTTAAAATTACTAAAAAGAATCGAATTCtatagaattttttgacGTAATAAAGGAGGAGTTGATTTGGAAGACATTCCTTGGCTCGCAAGAAAGCTGAAGGAAGCTTAGCAGAACAGGTAGCATAGCTTTCGAAATGATATTACGGGAGCAGATCGATCTGCtaatatataaaagagaGGATGATAATAATGGCAATGGAGAAGCCATTACAGATGATGATCCGTTTAGCTCTTCCTCATGGAGATGGGGAAgatggattttttttatttttttcatagtTGCACTTCTtatacttttattttcaactgCAAAAGTGaatagaagaagacgaattATGGGCCAAGCTCCCATTAGGGGAACCGCTTGGTTAACTCCGCCTACCTACAGACAGTCCGAGAGAGATTACAATGGCACACAGCGTTGCGTTGAAGACTATGTTCCTGAATATACAGAAACGGCAAATGAGAATGATTTAGGGTTTTATGACGAACGGGGAGAGTTCCATCCTAATGGTAAAACAGAATATTTAGCACCGCCGCCCTTATCGGAAGACCAAGCTAGCTCGGCTGATAAAGATTTACAGCGCCCAGTGGCTGCCGTTGTACGAATTCCCAGTGAAAGTGAATTCGACTTGAATCTGCTAAGACCTACGATGAATAACTTCGTTAATGGTCAGAGTAATCGCAACGAGCAGCATTCTCCCACCGTTGAATCGTCTTCTCTTGACGTCAGTAGTGCACCAGCAAGAGCGAAAATAAGTAGGtgattttttgtttaatgAACTTATGATCGCATGAGCCATAGTATTGAAAATAGTTATGAAAATgctcaagaaaaaataaagtgcagaagttttctcttttttggaAGTCGTGAATATTCCGAGTTGTGTATTATAGCAGGAACATACCATTGATTTACGGTTAAGAGTTGATTGTACCGGCGTACAGAACAGTCTATTCATCGTAACGCTTTCAACTCGTTCCAAGAAAAAGCCATTCGAGGGTTTATACGGACAATGACTTCTTAGTTAGCCTAATTGCCTATATActaataaatatattcttcCTTTATTCATTTCCTCTCACACGTTATCTTCTAAGTAATAAGAGAATTCAAAGATTAAATGGTCTATGCTGGTTAATCTTCGGCTTTTCGCgttgaattcaaaaaaatagtaatGATAAACAATCATTAGGAATTCACCATTTTCAAGTGTAAATTCATATCTAGGGCattatcaataaaatttgACAATACGTATATGGACCTTTACGATGAATTGCCGGAAAGTAAACTCCtttatgatgaagaatttttctatcttttGGATGCAGTAAAGCAGAATGGCGTCTGCGTCGTAGATTTTTTAACACTCACTCCGAAGGAATTGGCAAGGCTCATACAGAGGTCAATAAATGAGGTTTTTAGGTTTCAGCAATTCCTTGTTCATgaatataatgaaaagtatttaGAAATATGTGAAAATAACTCTATCAGCCCAGATGACGGTCCTAAGTGTTTCACAACCGCTGATGTAGCTATGGATGAATTGTTAGGTGGAGGAATTTTCACACATGGCATTACAGAAATATTCGGAGAGAGCTCTACCGGTAAATCTCAACTACTCATGCAGCTGGCCCTAAGTGTCCAACTTTCTGAATCTGCAGGGGGCCTTGGCGGGAAATGTGTATACATTACCACAGAAGGTGATTTACCAACTCAGAGATTGGAAAGTATGCTATCGTCTAGGCCCGcttatgaaaaattaggTATCACACAGTCCAATATTTTTACGGTTAGCTGTAACGACTTGATAAATCAAGAACATATAATCAATGTTCAGTTACCTATCTTATTAGAGAGATCTAAGGGTTCCATAAAATTGGTCATAATAGATTCAATTTCTCATCATTTGAGAGTGGAGCTTCAGAATAAGTCCTTCAGAGAATCgcaagaaaataaaaattatttGGATAGGATGGCAGAAAAGCTTCAAATACTGGCACACGATTATTCATTATCCGTCGTAGTAGCTAACCAAGTTGGGGATAAACCATTGACGAATAGTTCAGCGGCACATAAGGCATATGTAACTGATTACGATTACCAGTTAGGCTGGTTAGTTGGCTGGAAAAACTCAACCATCCTTTATCGGCAGATGAATTCGCTGCTTGGAGCAAACTCCAATAACGATGAAATTCTCTCAGACGATGAAGATTATATGCTAATCGAGAGAGTTATGAACACCGTCAATGACCGGGGttatgaattttcttcGCAAAACAAGAACCACCCCATAACTGAAAATAGAACCTTGGGGCGACATCCATTAAGCCTTCTTAATCAACAGAATAAAAAACGAAAATTTGACTATCGTGTCCCCAATCTTGGTTTAACTTGGTCCAATCACGTTTCAACACGTATATTACttcaaaaatctttcaaGGCTTCAACAATAATTCAAAGAGGTGAGGCTCATCTTTATAAGGGAAGTGATTCGGCAAGCTTCTGGCAAGTTAAAAGGACGATGAAAGTGGTGTATTCCACCTTCGCTAAACCTGGACAAATCGCATATTTAATTACCAAAAGAGGGATAGAAGCAGCTTGATTAAAGTTCCGTATTCGAAAGGAATTATAGGCATTGTTTTCGTATATAGTAAAGACAgtctttttatattataGTACACCCTCTTTCATTCCTTACTAAATTATTCAATTagtaaatataatatagTCATAAAGGTATGTAGTTAAAAAGGGTATTCTTTAAATAGAAACTTGCAGTGGTGGGCATAATGGAGTTGTTTTCGAGGATTATAGGTGGGAGACAAAATAAGTGTAATTCACGATTTAATGTATGAAACTACTGTAGGGGCTCTTCTTGATCTGATTTGTCATCTATTACGTTCTCATCATAAGTGAAATCGTATTCTCCTTCGTATTCATTTGAACCATCATCTATTATAAGCTTTCCCTGAGGTTTCTTCGCCAAAGTGTCCTCCACTTCACTCGTATTCAAATTTAGACGCGAACAAATCAAGTAAAGGTAAGCCactcttttccttttcctattataaagaaaacctATAAGGTTCCAAAGATAGCCAGGTTCGTCTTCCAGAAAAGAGTTTGAAGGCGAATACTGGAAAAGAACGCAATCAGAAAGAGTCATATGAGAATTGATCACTTCCCAAACCCATTCCTCTGGTTGTCTACCGAGGGAATATAAGgtgttttcaaatttggaaataaaTGTCTTCAATGATGTTTTGACAAAATCCGTTGGTTCTACCGATGAAAAGTCATGGTCAGGATAAGAAGCATTAAGAATAGCAATCAGATAAGCAAATATTTTCCTGCTTGATGGTTCATTTATGGGACCAAACGGACCCAGGTTTAAATTGCTTGGTCTTTCATTTATCGaagattttcttcttttgttaaTGTTATTGGTTGCCGCACCagaattattattattgttcgATGATTTTCCACTTTTGAAACTGCTAATACTGCTACTGCTCcttcttcttattttctcATCATTCTTGCAAGATGAATCAAGAGATGATGAGCTCATAGAGCCAGAATCATAATTTGAAActaattctttcaaattttgatcATTTAGCTTGGCACTCTTGGAAAAAGTTGCTGGGCAAGTACCACTGGGTCCAGAAtggttattattattacagCTGTTGCCATTACTGTTGTTAGTATTGCTATTGCTATTGTATTCACTAAACGatattcttctcttttgttCCCAGAAAGAGTTACTATCTCTCCTATTAGAATAAAATGGCGACGAACAAGGCGATTGGTTTGTTTCGGGAGTTGCTAGCTGTTGCTGAAGGGCAGCATTGTAGTTTTCATTCTCCTGTAAAATGGTATCCAAATGTTGATCAATGGTTTTGTACAATTTTCTGTCTGATGCAACCGCCTTTGTTGTGAAAATATCACAACTGCCAACAATTTTACAGTCATTTGTCTCGAAATTAAGAGTTTGATTTACTCTCTCTATATCCAACTCATCAATAAActaaggaagaaaagcagGGTTCAAATATCAGGTTAGTAATCTAGAACAAAAGGGAAAGGGTATGGCAGTTTTAGAGAAATAACATACTTTCATTGTCGTGATTTTTTAAGCGAAAAGTCTGTTTGAAGTAATGAGTCGGTGAATTTGATGTTGATGGAATGTATAGGGTATCTGAGCTTTGAGTAAATGACGCTAGGTCTATCTCTTTGCATCGCTAAACAAACACTGATATATAATGGTCTACATTTTATATAGCTGATAGCACGTTCTTTTGAAGTGGaattatcttttttttctcttgttaAATGGGATAGACAACGCGGTTTTGCTGCGAGACGAAGCGCCCCTGATTAACTGGCAGCTCGTGGAGGCAAGTCATTAACGACACTTTATTTTGTCTGGTGGCAGCTAATGATGTGATTGCGTTTTGAAAATTAAATTTATAAGAAATGTACGCTTTAAAAATGATATGTGAAGTTACATAAAGAaatggtaaaaaaattttttttttttcctccatTACCGATAATAGTTATATTCCCTTTTTATTAACTTTATCTCCTAACATTTCGATATAATGAGGACCGAATACGGACCAATGAAGGTTTATTAATGCATATAAGTGGCGATAAACATTCTCGAATTCTTCCAGCTCTGTTGCTGCAAATAAACCTCTGGATGCAGTCGCATTGCCAGTAGGCGTCGCGGCGAAGGTTTTAGAAGGAGACATTAAGGATGGGCTGATTTTGACGCTAGCAGTATCTGAAGTGGTAGTCAAAGTGCTTGTGCTACCTACGTTGCCATTATTTGTATTGTAAAGATACACAAAGTCTTGTTTAACGCGTCCATCGATTGTGCACTC includes these proteins:
- the RCR2 gene encoding Rcr2p (Vacuolar protein~similar to YDR003W), translated to MILREQIDLLIYKREDDNNGNGEAITDDDPFSSSSWRWGRWIFFIFFIVALLILLFSTAKVNRRRRIMGQAPIRGTAWLTPPTYRQSERDYNGTQRCVEDYVPEYTETANENDLGFYDERGEFHPNGKTEYLAPPPLSEDQASSADKDLQRPVAAVVRIPSESEFDLNLLRPTMNNFVNGQSNRNEQHSPTVESSSLDVSSAPARAKISR
- the MAF1 gene encoding RNA polymerase III-inhibiting protein MAF1 (negative regulator of RNA polymerase III~similar to YDR005C) — encoded protein: MKFIDELDIERVNQTLNFETNDCKIVGSCDIFTTKAVASDRKLYKTIDQHLDTILQENENYNAALQQQLATPETNQSPCSSPFYSNRRDSNSFWEQKRRISFSEYNSNSNTNNSNGNSCNNNNHSGPSGTCPATFSKSAKLNDQNLKELVSNYDSGSMSSSSLDSSCKNDEKIRRRSSSSISSFKSGKSSNNNNNSGAATNNINKRRKSSINERPSNLNLGPFGPINEPSSRKIFAYLIAILNASYPDHDFSSVEPTDFVKTSLKTFISKFENTLYSLGRQPEEWVWEVINSHMTLSDCVLFQYSPSNSFLEDEPGYLWNLIGFLYNRKRKRVAYLYLICSRLNLNTSEVEDTLAKKPQGKLIIDDGSNEYEGEYDFTYDENVIDDKSDQEEPLQ
- the YRB1 gene encoding Ran GTPase-binding protein YRB1 (Ran GTPase binding protein~similar to YDR002W); amino-acid sequence: MSSEDKKPVVDKKEEAAPKPPSSAVFSMFGGKKAEKPETKEDEEDTKEETKKEGEDAPESPDVHFEPVVHLEKVDVKTMEEDEEVLYKVRAKLFRFDADAKEWKERGTGDCKFLKNKKTNKVRILMRRDKTLKICANHIIAPEYTLKPNVGSDRSWVYACTADIAEGEAEAFTFAIRFGSKENADKFKEEFEKAQEINKKA
- the RAD57 gene encoding putative DNA-dependent ATPase RAD57 (Protein that stimulates strand exchange~similar to YDR004W) — its product is MDLYDELPESKLLYDEEFFYLLDAVKQNGVCVVDFLTLTPKELARLIQRSINEVFRFQQFLVHEYNEKYLEICENNSISPDDGPKCFTTADVAMDELLGGGIFTHGITEIFGESSTGKSQLLMQLALSVQLSESAGGLGGKCVYITTEGDLPTQRLESMLSSRPAYEKLGITQSNIFTVSCNDLINQEHIINVQLPILLERSKGSIKLVIIDSISHHLRVELQNKSFRESQENKNYLDRMAEKLQILAHDYSLSVVVANQVGDKPLTNSSAAHKAYVTDYDYQLGWLVGWKNSTILYRQMNSLLGANSNNDEILSDDEDYMLIERVMNTVNDRGYEFSSQNKNHPITENRTLGRHPLSLLNQQNKKRKFDYRVPNLGLTWSNHVSTRILLQKSFKASTIIQRGEAHLYKGSDSASFWQVKRTMKVVYSTFAKPGQIAYLITKRGIEAA